The genomic window AAGCGGGCACTCACTCGGGAGCAACTGAAAACAGCAATGTCCGATCTCGTGGTGACCGAGGAATTCCTGGATCAACTCGGCCCCGCGCTGATTTCACAATCGTCGCTGTTCCTCTATGGCCCCACCGGTAACGGGAAAACGAGTGTCGCGGTGCGTTTGCAGAGGGTCTATCGAGACCCGATACTCATTCCTTATGCGGTGGAGTTTGACGGTAAAATCATCGTCCTCTACGATCCCGCCGTTCACAACAAGGTCGATGACGGCGAAAACGGCAAGGAGGATCTCCGCTGGGTGCTCTGCGAGCGCCCCTGCATAGTGGTCGGGGGAGAGCTCGACATATCCATGCTGGAACTGCAGCTGGATGCCAACTCGGGGGTTTACGCGGCCCCGGTTCAGATGAAAGCAAACAACGGTATTCTTGTCATCGACGACTTCGGCCGGCAGATCGTCGCTCCCCGCAATCTGCTCAACCGTTGGATCGTGCCGCTGGACCGCCGCGTCGACTACCTGGCCCTCAGCTACGGTGTGAAATTCCAGATCCCTTTCGCCACGATGGTTGTTTTCGCTACTAATCTCGACCCCCAGGAACTGGCCGACGAAGCGTTTCTCCGGCGGATCCGCAACCATGTTTACGTGGAACCGTGCAAACCGGATTTGTTCGACAGAATTTTCGACAGGCTTGTGGTGGAGAACAAGCTCTCCAGTGAGCCGGGAAGCGCCGAGCGGCTCCGCGCACTGTGCCTGCAGGCCTCGGGCGGTCAGCTTCGCGCATGTTATCCTCTTGATATCTTAAATATTATCGCCTCCATCAGCGCATATGAGCAGCGCCCGATCCATATCACCAAGGCCGACCTGGAGCGGGCGGCCTCCATTTACTTTACGAAAAGGCTCAGTCGCTCGGCGGATTGACACGGACGTCGCGCCGGGACAGCGTCCTGGAGCGCATGGGAGTCCTTTTTGACCCGGCCATGGTCAATTTGATCATATCTGGAAAAATCAACAGGGTTTCGCTCGTTCACCCCCCGACGTCCCGGCGCCCCCTCAACTGCGCCTGATTCGGACTCGTGAAGAAGAAACATTCCTGTTTTCTTTGAACCGGGTTCTGGAGTAGAGTGATAGCGGATCTCATCGGTTGCGCCTCTCATTCCGGATGGGAAGAAGACCCGAGGAGGCCGGCGGATAAGACAGTTTTGCGTTCAAGATGAGTGCATTGGGCGGGAGGGCATAAAGTCCTCCCCTTGCTACGTCGAACCGGCACATCGGTCCGCAGCAAGGGGCGGAGCTTATCCCCGCCCGCGTCAACTCCCGATGGGCAGGTATTGCGTCATCTTGAACGCACCTCGGTATAAGACAATCCGGAAGCTGCCCGGACCGAAGCCGGTTTCCTGGAAAATGCCCCCGTAATGCAATATCGGGGAACCCACCGAGTACGGGAATTCGTACGGACCGAGGATGAAGGCTCCGAGGGATTGGACCTCGGACGAAGGAGCTTATGGATAACAAGCCCGAGACAATCGGGAATTTTTAGAGTGGAGGGGGTAGTTTACAAGCCCGGAAGCGGGCGACGACGCTAAGACCCGGCCCGAAAATGTCCTGGTTGCCCTTCATGGTGCCCGGATTCGTCCCGCACGCACCGACATGTCCCAGAGGAATACCTTCCGGCCCTGGATGAGCCCTCGGCAACCGGCGCCCCCCTCGCAAGCCACGAGTCGCAAAGAAAAGGGAGCGAGACCATGACGACACAAGACCTGGTGCCCATGCCTTTGAATTACCTTGACAAGGCGCTGAGCAAGCTGCGTGACCTGGGGCTTGCGCCCCAAAAGCCGAATGAGACTCCGGTGGTGGCCATCATCAAGAAGGTCAGCGATCTGGATGAAGAAAAGGCCGTTGCCATTGCGCGCACCCTGAATCACACCACGGTGTTCAACGAGGTCGTGCGCGAACATATCTCATCGATGAAGGTCGGTGAGCGCTACGAGCAGATAGCCAATGCGTTCAACAGCATCCGCGACGACGCCCAGAAGATGGTCGGCCAACTCGAAGACGGCAAGATCGACACCCTGGAGCGCATGGGAAATTTCTGGATGAATGTCACTCGGGGCGACATCCCAAGCCGTTTCGACAAGATCAAGAAAACATACGACGAGGTGACCCGCGACAGCAGGGAACAGATCGATCGGGAGCTGAGCATCCTGGAAAGTTACCGTGATTTTCGCGGCGCGCTGAAAGAGTCTCAGGTATTGGCCTACGAAATCCTCAAGAAGGCGGAAAGTTGTCTGCAGGAGGCCAAGACACGCCTGGAGGAGGCTTCCAAAGCCCTGGAAACCAATACCGACACGGACCAGGTGGCAATCGCCAAACTCGAGTTGGCCCGGGATGAGCGGCTGCGCGATTTGCAGGAAGAGGACAAGCGTTACCAGGTTGCCAAGGATCTCGCCGAAAACCTGTCCATCAACTACAACACGAGCGAAGTGATCATGGCCCGGATGGTGCAGTCCAACGAGGTGAAGGAGCGGGTGTATTCCCAGGCTGTGACCTTTTTCGGCACCAATGAAACCGTGTTCACCGCCCTGAACGCTTCCTTCACCAGCCTGCAGGGCCTCCACGAGAGCACCCGGACCCTGGAGGTCATGAAAGAGGGCATAAACCAGAGCCTCGAGACTCTGGCCGAGGTGGGGGGAAAGGTCCAGGAGGACGCTCTTCGGGCCGGTTATGGTCCAACGCTGAAGGCGCAGAGCGTCAAGAAACTGCTGGATTCCGTGATCAATTTTCAGGAGAAGTCGAGGACCCTCATCACGGAACTGCGGCAGTTGAGCGCGCGCAACGAAGAGGAAATCCGCCAGGCCGTGGAAACCGGCAAACGGCGTCTTGTGGAATTGACCAAAGCCGGAGACATCCTGCCCAATGGTTGATGAGAGGAAGCCTGAGGAGACCCGGTTCGACGAAGTGATGCTCGCCATGGATGTCGTGGACACTCTGCGCCACGAGGAGCAAATGGTGGAACGGGAGCTTGCGTCGGACGAACGCGACCAGGCCTTGTTCGATAAGTTGAAGCGCATGTACGCTTCACAGGGCATCGAGGTTACCGACGAAATCATCGCCGAGGGGGTGGCCGCCCTGCGCGAGGAACGGTTCGTTTACCGGCCGCCTCCACCTCGGGGAACGCTGTGGCTGGCCAAACTTTACGTCAACCGGAAGCGATGGGCAAAAGCCGCGGGGTGGGGAGCCTTGTGCCTGATGGCCGTTTTTCTCGTCTACCGGTTTGTCTTTGTTTCGCCCGAGGCGCGCCGGCAGGCGAAGGCGACTCAGGAGATCAATACCCGAATCAGCCGGCAGCAGGATCAGTTCACCATCCTCAGGCAGCGCCTGACACACTTGAGCCAGACCCTGAAGAGCTCTGTCGACAAGGCCCCCCCATCTATGGAAGTTGCGGCCGCACGCCTTCTGTCCGAAGCCGGGGGGCAGTTGACCGGGGCCGGTACCAGGCTTCAGGCCTTCGAAAAGCTGCCCATGAAGCCTGACTTGAGCGCCGAAAGCCTCGCTCGGGAAGGTGACGCCGTCCGGCTCCGCGTGGAACAGAGGGCAGGATTGCTGAACGAGGTGACGGCGCATTTGGACAAGGCCGAGGCGGCCCTTGCCGATTTGGGCGGACTCGCCATGTTGCGGGAAAAGCTCGCCGGGCAGTACCGCAGCCTGCTGGATGTAATCCGGGAGAGCGCGGCTCGCGGAACGGCGGAGAAGCTTTACACCGATGCACTGGCGGCGCTCAACGGGGCCGATGTCCAGGGAGCCCGCAAGGGGTCGGATGCCCTGCAGGAATTGTACGGACGGGTGGTGCAGGAGTACGAGCTGCGCATCGTGTCCAAACCGGGCGCTCAAAGCGGCGTGTGGCGCGAACCTCCGAAAAGGCCCGGGGTCCGCAACTATTACGTGATCGTCGAGGCCGTCACCCCTAAGGGAGAACGCCTCACCATGCCCATTACCAGCGAGGAGGACGGCGCCACGAGCAACGTCTCGCAATGGGGCCTGCGGGTTGACGGCACGCTTTTCGACAAGATTCGCCGCGACAAGTCCGATGACGGTATCATTCAAAACAACCGCTTCGGGGTTAAGAATCGCGGTTATCTGACCCCCCAGTACCTGATGCCCACCACCGGCGGTGCCATCACCCGGTGGTAAGAGAATGTCGCCATGATAACGGGAAGAGACAACCTGCAGTTGATCAACCAGCACCTCCATCAGGCACAAACGGAACACGAGACGGCAGGCCTGCGCCTGGGAGAGCTGCACCGGCAGCTTAACGCCCTGCACACGGAAACCACCGAACGCTACCGGCAGTTGGCGAGAATTCGACTGGACAACATACAGGCCGGGCAATTGGTCTCCCGGCTGGATGAAAGCGACCAGGCCATACTCAAGCTGCTGGAACAGCTCAAAGGGACCCGCCGTGACTTGCAGGAACAGGTCCAAGCGGGCACATCCAGGCAACAGCAGCTCGAAGAACGGAGGAAGGAGCTGGAACGCCGACGGGACGAGGCCGGCGAGGGAATGCGGCACCAACTGGAGCAGGCCCGCAAGCGGATCGTGGAAACGGATGACTACCGCCGCCAACTGGACCGAGTCCGGGAACTGTCGGCAGTGGCCGGACATGCCGATGAAAAGGCATCGCGCGCGGAACAGGACCGGCTTGAAAAGGGCAGAACCTACGAAGCCGACAACCTGTTCATGTACCTGTGGAAGCGGGGCTACCTGACGCCGAATTACCAGGCCGGTTGGCTCACCCGC from Syntrophobacter fumaroxidans MPOB includes these protein-coding regions:
- a CDS encoding DUF6384 family protein produces the protein MVDERKPEETRFDEVMLAMDVVDTLRHEEQMVERELASDERDQALFDKLKRMYASQGIEVTDEIIAEGVAALREERFVYRPPPPRGTLWLAKLYVNRKRWAKAAGWGALCLMAVFLVYRFVFVSPEARRQAKATQEINTRISRQQDQFTILRQRLTHLSQTLKSSVDKAPPSMEVAAARLLSEAGGQLTGAGTRLQAFEKLPMKPDLSAESLAREGDAVRLRVEQRAGLLNEVTAHLDKAEAALADLGGLAMLREKLAGQYRSLLDVIRESAARGTAEKLYTDALAALNGADVQGARKGSDALQELYGRVVQEYELRIVSKPGAQSGVWREPPKRPGVRNYYVIVEAVTPKGERLTMPITSEEDGATSNVSQWGLRVDGTLFDKIRRDKSDDGIIQNNRFGVKNRGYLTPQYLMPTTGGAITRW